A genomic segment from uncultured Marinifilum sp. encodes:
- a CDS encoding nuclear transport factor 2 family protein, whose product MPKYFLLYLASLFLLFSSCENNTAPKENIIINLIDKWHKDAASANLEDYFSAMSKNAIYIGTDPTERWSKEEFYQFCKPYFDKGTTWNFTPFDRKIYCSADTNTIWFDELLDTWMGVCRGSGVIVKEKEKYKISHYHLSVTIKNDSMKEFLQIKQK is encoded by the coding sequence ATGCCTAAATATTTTTTACTATATCTGGCAAGTTTATTTTTATTATTCTCATCGTGCGAGAACAATACAGCCCCGAAAGAAAATATTATTATTAATTTAATAGACAAGTGGCATAAAGATGCAGCTAGTGCTAATTTAGAAGACTATTTTAGCGCAATGAGCAAAAATGCTATCTATATAGGTACCGATCCTACAGAGAGATGGAGCAAAGAAGAATTCTATCAATTCTGTAAACCATATTTCGATAAAGGAACTACCTGGAATTTTACTCCTTTCGATCGTAAAATTTATTGTTCTGCGGATACCAATACCATTTGGTTCGATGAGCTACTAGATACATGGATGGGAGTTTGTAGGGGTTCCGGAGTAATCGTGAAAGAAAAAGAAAAATATAAAATCTCGCACTATCACCTTTCGGTTACCATTAAAAACGATAGCATGAAAGAATTTTTACAAATAAAGCAAAAATAA
- a CDS encoding LptF/LptG family permease → MKRLHSFILKSFLGPLAFTFFVCMFVLLMQFLWRYIDELVGKGLEWTVIGEFLFYVSATLVPMALPLAILLASIMTFGNMGENYELTAMKAAGISLQRIMKPLIILVVCISISAFFFANYVMPIASLKTTSLLLDIKNQKPELILKEGIFTNDLPNFSIKVGPINKETGMMYDLLIYDHRNRRGNTNVTIADSGTMVTSENNQNMTLTLYSGNMYEEVKVKSRNKKHPSRRIKFGVYETNVPLRSNKLKRGDEDRYNKNYRMLNLRQLNQSEDSLSKVLNKSKNLFIKGLIAKNYFKKEVKKLRKDSVKVKDLLKKTKDIDSLFHAIPLDKQLTSVSNALTFARKTRENASRKEGEFMAKEKYLKRFTNEWHRKFTLPFACLVFFFIGAPLGAIIRKGGLGMPVIVSVLFFIFYYIISMTGERAAKQLVLNPILGMWISSLIILPLGIILTYKATTDSAFFNIENYIDFFKKINPLKFLKKKNA, encoded by the coding sequence ATGAAACGATTACATTCATTTATCCTTAAAAGTTTTTTAGGCCCTTTAGCCTTCACTTTCTTTGTTTGCATGTTTGTCCTTCTAATGCAATTTTTATGGAGATATATCGACGAATTAGTAGGTAAAGGATTAGAATGGACTGTAATTGGTGAATTTTTATTCTATGTTTCGGCAACATTAGTACCAATGGCATTGCCTTTGGCTATTCTATTAGCCTCGATTATGACCTTTGGTAACATGGGCGAAAACTACGAGCTAACAGCAATGAAAGCAGCAGGTATTTCCTTACAAAGAATAATGAAACCTTTAATAATTCTTGTTGTTTGCATTAGCATAAGTGCTTTTTTCTTTGCCAACTATGTAATGCCTATTGCCTCTTTAAAAACAACATCACTACTTCTGGATATTAAAAATCAGAAACCAGAATTAATTCTTAAAGAAGGTATTTTTACTAATGACCTACCCAATTTTAGCATTAAGGTTGGTCCAATTAATAAGGAAACAGGAATGATGTATGATCTGTTAATTTATGATCATAGAAACAGAAGAGGAAATACAAATGTTACTATTGCCGATTCGGGAACAATGGTAACCTCAGAGAACAATCAAAATATGACCTTAACACTGTATAGTGGAAACATGTATGAAGAAGTTAAGGTTAAATCGAGAAATAAAAAGCATCCTTCACGTAGAATTAAATTTGGCGTTTATGAAACCAATGTTCCGCTTCGAAGTAACAAATTAAAACGAGGCGACGAAGATCGATACAACAAAAACTACAGAATGCTTAATTTAAGACAATTAAACCAGTCTGAGGATTCGCTAAGTAAAGTATTAAACAAGTCAAAAAATCTTTTTATAAAAGGATTAATTGCCAAAAATTATTTCAAAAAAGAGGTTAAAAAACTCAGAAAAGACTCTGTTAAAGTAAAAGATCTATTAAAAAAGACTAAAGATATTGATTCGCTTTTTCATGCTATTCCATTAGATAAACAGTTAACCTCGGTGAGTAATGCATTAACTTTTGCACGAAAAACCAGAGAGAATGCATCTCGTAAAGAAGGCGAGTTTATGGCTAAAGAAAAGTACCTTAAAAGATTTACCAACGAATGGCACCGTAAATTCACCTTACCTTTTGCATGTTTGGTATTCTTCTTTATTGGAGCTCCCCTTGGTGCAATTATCCGTAAAGGAGGTTTAGGAATGCCCGTTATTGTTTCTGTACTATTCTTTATATTTTATTATATTATTTCAATGACCGGCGAACGCGCTGCAAAACAATTGGTTCTTAATCCTATTTTAGGAATGTGGATATCATCATTAATTATACTTCCTTTAGGAATTATTCTAACCTATAAAGCAACTACCGACTCTGCTTTTTTTAATATCGAAAACTATATAGATTTCTTTAAAAAAATTAATCCATTAAAATTTTTAAAGAAAAAAAATGCCTAA